AAAATGTCCAAAAGCTGAGATTTCCTATGTAAAATCCTTGTTATTGCATTATTTCCCCATCACCTGAAATCGAGGGAAGTACATCTCCCCTCTCCCCCCACTCTGTCTCTctcccacccccacccccactcTGTCTCTTTTTCTGGTCTGGTTTTCGTCTATTAAAAGGTCGCCCACAAGTCACAGTCACTCCGGACCCCCTTCATTTTTGTATTCCTGTTCGTTCCTTCTTCCTCGGGTTGGAGTTTCGAATTCCTCAATTTGAGCCTCTGCAATTCAAGAACGAGGGAAGTCGCTATAACTCCTTTTGGCAAGAAGATAAATGATCATACAGTGACTCTCCTTCTCTTGCTCCCTCTGTTCTCCTTACAATCATTTGCTAATGCTGACTATAAATGGCGAAGCTTTCATGGCCAAAGACATTGGTGAAGAAATGGTTCAACATCAAAAGCAAAGCCGTGGACTTTCAAGCCGATGACATCGTTTATGGAGGTGATGGCCcatcatatctctctctctctttttttctttttgttcccttttttttctgggttttgTCTTTATACAATTAATACTATTGCTTTCGTTCCTCTACTTCTTGGTCCTGTTCTAACGAGGGGTCTTCTTTTGCCCTTCCATATGCAGCTCAAGATTTGTCATTTATTTCCGTAcgctttttctctctctttgttttgctCTGGAACTCATCGGTGGCCATTAGTTGTAACTAATgaaccatcttttttttttttggttgtttctgATGAATATTCATTAGGCGTTATGCCACAAAACATACAGtgccagaaagagagagagagagcagcttTAATGACTTtatcgtttttctttttcaggcgTTGATGAAGAACCAGGGGACATCAATTCAGAGAGGAAAGAGgcatgcaaaataaaaaaaagcagaaCAGGTGCACTTGCATTGCCATCTTCTGTAATTTCTTTATGGAGGACCACTTCACCTTTATTCCACACCTTAATCTAGCAACCCAGTCAATGCTTTAATTCAACTCAACccttttttagtttcttttgagATGATATGGCTTCCCTTGAACTTTTTCTAATCTCTCATGAACCCCACTTGGGATGACAGAGAGATCTAACAAGAGAAACTCCGACCGACCCCGGCGAGGTAAGATTGACCTTGATGCCTCGCAGGTCACCGACGTGCACAATTATCGGTATGTCTCGTCTTTTCCTTAAAGTTTTCCCAGGGGCAAAAGATGAATCTTTCTACATTGTGCTAATATTGAAAGACAGAATTTTTGTAGCTACATGGAATGTGGCTGGAAAATCTCCTCCTAGCTATTTGAACCTTGACGAGTGGCTCCACACTTCGCCTCCTGCAGATATATATGTCCTTGGGTACGTTCTTCGACTCAATTTGGATTTAATCCATGTCGtagaattttccaaaaatgtggTGCTATCATAATCACTCCTCTGGCTCTCAGGTTTCAAGAAATAGTACCTTTAAATGCTGGTAATGTTCTGGGAACAGAAGACAATGGCCCGGCCAAGAAATGGCAAGCTCTCATAAGGAGGACCTTGAACAGCCTTCCTGGGACCAGCAGTGTCTGCCACACGCCTTCACCAATTCCTGACCCGATCGTTGAGTTGGACGTCGACTTTGAAGGGTCCATGAGACAGAAGGCTTCATCCTTCTTTCACCGCCGGTCTTTTCAATCCTTGAGTCACAGCATGAGAATGGATCATGAGATGTCATTGCCGCAGCAACCCCAGCTCAACCGAAGATTCAGCGTTTGTGATCGGGTGATGTTCGGACACAGGCAGAGTGATTATGATCCCAACTACAGATGGTGTTCCTCTGATGATGAAACCGGGCCAAGTGATTCCCCGGGTTATGGTTACTACTCACCAACGACCTATAACAGGTCAAATTTCATTGAGGATAGAGAGAATCAGATGGTCCAATCTAGGTACTGTTTGGTTGCAAGTAAGCAAATGGTGGGGATATTCCTCACGATATGGGTGAGAAGCGAGCTTAGAGACCATGTTCGCAACTTGAAAGTTTCGTGTGTAGGAAGAGGATTGATGGGTTATCTTGGAAACAAGGTGCTTTTTCTGCTCATTGACACATTTATTGATTTGTAAGCTAAGGGTCTAGGATGAAGTGTGACAAATTCTTTTCCATTGGACTTTCTCAGGGCTCGATTTCGATTAGCATGTCTGTGCA
The sequence above is drawn from the Eucalyptus grandis isolate ANBG69807.140 chromosome 11, ASM1654582v1, whole genome shotgun sequence genome and encodes:
- the LOC104426645 gene encoding type I inositol polyphosphate 5-phosphatase 4 isoform X1, whose amino-acid sequence is MAKLSWPKTLVKKWFNIKSKAVDFQADDIVYGGVDEEPGDINSERKEACKIKKSRTERSNKRNSDRPRRGKIDLDASQVTDVHNYRIFVATWNVAGKSPPSYLNLDEWLHTSPPADIYVLGFQEIVPLNAGNVLGTEDNGPAKKWQALIRRTLNSLPGTSSVCHTPSPIPDPIVELDVDFEGSMRQKASSFFHRRSFQSLSHSMRMDHEMSLPQQPQLNRRFSVCDRVMFGHRQSDYDPNYRWCSSDDETGPSDSPGYGYYSPTTYNRSNFIEDRENQMVQSRYCLVASKQMVGIFLTIWVRSELRDHVRNLKVSCVGRGLMGYLGNKGSISISMSVHQTSFCFICSHLTSGEKEGDELRRNSDVMEILRKTRFPQVHGMGDENSPQTILEHDRIIWLGDLNYRIALTYRSAKALVEMRNWRALLENDQLHREQRDGRVFVGWNEGNIYFPPTYKYSNNSDRYAGDIRHPREKRRTPAWCDRILWYGRGLHQLSYVRGESKFSDHRPVYGVFFAEVEYINRHRIKKSMSCASSRIEVEELLPYSNGYTDVNFY
- the LOC104426645 gene encoding type IV inositol polyphosphate 5-phosphatase 7 isoform X2, coding for MPRRSPTCTIIATWNVAGKSPPSYLNLDEWLHTSPPADIYVLGFQEIVPLNAGNVLGTEDNGPAKKWQALIRRTLNSLPGTSSVCHTPSPIPDPIVELDVDFEGSMRQKASSFFHRRSFQSLSHSMRMDHEMSLPQQPQLNRRFSVCDRVMFGHRQSDYDPNYRWCSSDDETGPSDSPGYGYYSPTTYNRSNFIEDRENQMVQSRYCLVASKQMVGIFLTIWVRSELRDHVRNLKVSCVGRGLMGYLGNKGSISISMSVHQTSFCFICSHLTSGEKEGDELRRNSDVMEILRKTRFPQVHGMGDENSPQTILEHDRIIWLGDLNYRIALTYRSAKALVEMRNWRALLENDQLHREQRDGRVFVGWNEGNIYFPPTYKYSNNSDRYAGDIRHPREKRRTPAWCDRILWYGRGLHQLSYVRGESKFSDHRPVYGVFFAEVEYINRHRIKKSMSCASSRIEVEELLPYSNGYTDVNFY